A single genomic interval of Patescibacteria group bacterium harbors:
- a CDS encoding His/Gly/Thr/Pro-type tRNA ligase C-terminal domain-containing protein, which translates to MDNKYLVIKKGGEIVNAEEYLKESRDSGDFDIFVKREALGHNIKIDEQKSDYLLYAQKFGFNWESNADIGFVQYDYRANLIMRLVKEYARKLIHQIGFPIYEIQGSNVFDLSHPVVEAYAKLYGDRLFQFESGKKKVVMSYDASYPQFNLAGKYKINHRHIPFGHFSISDCYRHEQSGECMLLYRQRRFYMPDIHPYFKDVEEAFEWYPKIEKKLLESSQEVNVNYQVVIEVSSDKNWEKYKDRILEIANRLDRNVLVAILRDDKDRYFIVNVDYKIIDKFGQSREICCIQIDVENAKRLDISFIDAERNKINPIIIHAAIPGGIERYIYMLFDDFKKRFPLWLYPAQIRLIPVNDNFVSFCEKLIEKYKDLPVRVEIDDRHESVSKKIKYAHQDIIPFPVVIGEKEKNSPNDIESLHSAIDKILVSSKDKPFIPMEYPRLISFQAK; encoded by the coding sequence ATGGACAACAAATATCTAGTTATTAAGAAAGGCGGCGAAATTGTAAACGCCGAAGAGTATTTAAAAGAGTCTAGGGACTCCGGTGATTTTGATATATTCGTAAAAAGAGAAGCCCTGGGTCACAATATAAAAATTGACGAGCAAAAATCTGACTATCTTTTATATGCCCAAAAATTTGGTTTTAATTGGGAATCGAATGCGGACATTGGTTTTGTTCAATACGATTATCGCGCTAATCTCATTATGCGTCTGGTAAAAGAATACGCACGAAAATTAATACACCAAATCGGTTTTCCAATTTACGAAATTCAAGGTTCCAATGTTTTTGATCTTTCCCACCCTGTTGTCGAAGCATACGCGAAATTGTATGGTGATAGATTATTTCAATTTGAATCCGGTAAGAAAAAAGTGGTAATGAGTTATGATGCGAGTTATCCTCAATTCAATCTTGCCGGAAAATATAAAATAAATCATCGTCATATTCCTTTTGGACATTTCTCTATTTCAGATTGCTACCGGCACGAGCAAAGCGGCGAGTGTATGTTACTTTATCGTCAGAGACGTTTCTATATGCCGGATATACATCCTTATTTTAAAGATGTTGAAGAGGCTTTCGAATGGTACCCAAAAATTGAAAAGAAATTACTAGAGTCTTCTCAGGAAGTAAACGTAAATTATCAAGTCGTTATTGAAGTTTCTTCTGATAAGAATTGGGAGAAATATAAGGATAGGATTTTAGAAATTGCCAATCGTCTCGACCGTAATGTTTTGGTTGCGATTTTGCGAGATGATAAAGACAGATATTTTATAGTCAATGTTGATTATAAAATCATTGATAAATTCGGTCAGTCGCGCGAAATTTGCTGTATTCAAATTGATGTCGAGAATGCAAAAAGACTTGATATTTCATTTATCGATGCAGAGAGAAATAAGATTAATCCAATAATTATTCATGCTGCTATACCAGGTGGAATAGAACGTTATATTTATATGCTATTTGATGATTTTAAAAAACGATTTCCACTATGGCTATATCCAGCACAAATAAGATTGATTCCGGTTAATGATAATTTTGTCTCTTTTTGTGAAAAGTTAATTGAGAAATACAAGGATTTGCCAGTTAGAGTCGAGATTGATGATCGACATGAAAGTGTGAGTAAAAAAATTAAATATGCGCATCAGGATATTATACCTTTTCCGGTGGTTATTGGAGAAAAAGAGAAAAATTCACCGAATGACATCGAATCATTGCATTCAGCGATTGATAAGATTTTGGTGAGTTCAAAAGATAAACCTTTTATTCCAATGGAATATCCAAGACTTATTAGTTTTCAAGCTAAGTAG
- the asnS gene encoding asparagine--tRNA ligase, translated as MDYIFLRDAKDYLNKTVVLKGWAFNFRSSGNIYFLQFRDGTGEVQGIISKKEVSPESWEECQKITLETSVEITGKIYEEKRSPYGIEMSVENLKIIQLAQEYPIGKKEHGTDFLMDNRHLWIRSSRQASILKVRNEIVWAIRSFFRQEGFILTDSPILTPTSCEGTTNLFETEYFGEKAYLSQSGQLYIEALIYSLGKVYDFGPTFRAEKSKTRRHLTEFWMMDAEAAFVEHEENMKTQEKLVSYIVAQVLKNCEKELKILERDLEPLKKIVPPFPKISYSEAIKILQKNGVEAKEGDDFGGDEETIISKQFDKPVFIEKYPAKIKAFYMQPDPKNPDLVLNDDLIAPEGFGEIIGGSQRIDDLETLEKKLKEFKLKPEPFQWYLDLRRYGSVPHSGFGIGLERTVAWLCGLSHIRETIPFPRLINRLKP; from the coding sequence ATGGATTATATTTTTTTAAGAGATGCTAAAGATTATCTGAATAAAACAGTCGTTTTAAAGGGCTGGGCTTTTAATTTTCGTTCTTCGGGCAATATTTATTTTCTCCAATTTCGAGACGGCACAGGCGAAGTTCAAGGCATAATTTCCAAAAAAGAGGTCTCGCCTGAAAGCTGGGAAGAATGCCAAAAAATAACTTTGGAAACGAGCGTGGAAATAACCGGGAAAATTTACGAAGAAAAACGCTCGCCTTACGGAATTGAAATGTCTGTGGAAAATTTAAAAATCATTCAACTGGCCCAAGAATATCCGATTGGCAAAAAAGAGCACGGCACTGATTTTTTAATGGACAACCGCCATCTTTGGATTCGTTCCTCGCGCCAAGCTTCCATTTTAAAAGTCAGAAATGAAATTGTCTGGGCCATCCGTTCTTTTTTCAGACAAGAAGGTTTTATTTTAACCGACTCGCCCATTCTCACTCCCACTTCCTGTGAAGGCACAACCAATCTTTTTGAAACAGAATATTTTGGCGAAAAAGCTTATCTTTCGCAATCCGGCCAATTATATATTGAAGCCCTGATTTATTCATTGGGAAAAGTTTACGATTTCGGCCCGACTTTCAGAGCTGAAAAATCAAAAACTCGCCGCCATTTAACCGAATTTTGGATGATGGACGCCGAGGCCGCTTTTGTGGAACACGAAGAAAATATGAAAACTCAGGAAAAATTGGTTTCTTATATTGTCGCTCAAGTTCTGAAAAATTGCGAAAAAGAATTGAAAATTTTAGAAAGAGATTTGGAACCGCTTAAAAAAATAGTGCCGCCATTTCCAAAAATATCTTACAGCGAAGCCATAAAAATACTGCAAAAAAACGGCGTTGAGGCAAAAGAAGGAGACGATTTCGGCGGAGATGAAGAAACGATTATTTCTAAACAATTTGACAAGCCTGTTTTCATAGAAAAATATCCGGCAAAAATCAAGGCTTTTTACATGCAGCCTGATCCGAAAAATCCTGATTTGGTTTTAAATGACGACTTGATCGCTCCGGAAGGTTTTGGAGAAATCATCGGCGGTTCACAGAGAATTGACGATTTGGAAACCTTAGAAAAAAAACTAAAAGAATTCAAATTAAAACCCGAGCCGTTCCAATGGTATTTGGATTTACGTCGCTATGGTTCAGTGCCGCATTCCGGATTTGGCATCGGTTTGGAAAGAACCGTGGCTTGGCTTTGCGGACTCTCGCATATTCGCGAAACAATCCCATTCCCAAGATTAATCAATCGCTTAAAACCATAA